A stretch of Lathyrus oleraceus cultivar Zhongwan6 chromosome 6, CAAS_Psat_ZW6_1.0, whole genome shotgun sequence DNA encodes these proteins:
- the LOC127091690 gene encoding arabinogalactan protein 41: MAVSFGVILFLGLIFASLLSMVCSQSIAPAPAPTSDGTSIDQAIAYVLMFLALVLTYIMH, translated from the exons ATGGCAGTTTCATTCGGGGTGATCTTATTCCTTGGTCTTATCTTTGCATCTTTATTATCAATGGTTTGTTCGCAATCCATTGCTCCAGCACCTGCTCCCACGAGTGATG GCACATCAATTGACCAAGCAATAGCATATGTTCTAATGTTCTTGGCCTTGGTTCTCACTTACATCATGCATTAA